One region of Salinirubrum litoreum genomic DNA includes:
- the katG gene encoding catalase/peroxidase HPI gives MSKYDDEWRSEQLSLDALDQNARDDSPHGEEFDYAEAFQSLDLDEVKSDIEDVLTTSQDWWPADYGHYGPLMIRMAWHSAGTYRVSDGRGGASEGAQRLAPLNSWPDNANLDKARRLLWPVKQKYGEKLSWADLMILTGNVALESMGFETFGFAGGREDAFKPDEGVDWGPEAELDTNERFDEAGGIQKGLGASVMGLIYVNPEGPDGQPDPEASAKNIRQTFSRMAMNDEETVALIAGGHTFGKVHGADDPDEHVGAEPEAADIEDQGFGWENDHGEGKAGDTITSGIEGPWTQSPTEWDMGYLDNLLDYEWEPEKGPGGAWQWTPTDESLHGSAEPAHGDEGTTPMMLTTDVALTRDPDYREVVERFQDNPMAFGISFAKAWYKLTHRDMGPPERFLGPEVPEEEMLWQDPLPDADYEQVGDAEVAELKDALRESDLSVSQLAKTAWASASTYRDSDKRGGANGARIRLRPQRDWAANEPAELATVLDALEAIQAEFNDREDDVRVSLADLIVLGGNVAVEQAAERAGYDVTVPFEPGRVDATQEQTDVESFEALEPEADGFRNYRSDEADRQPEELLLDKADLLDLTPDEMTVLVGGMRALGATHGDDDLGVLTDEPGTLTNDFFQNLLTMETEWEEADEENVYVGRDRDTGEVQWRGTRADLVFGSHSRLRAIAEVYGADDAEAQFVQDFVAAWHKVMTLDRFDLE, from the coding sequence ATGAGTAAGTACGACGACGAGTGGCGCTCGGAGCAGCTCAGTCTCGACGCCCTCGACCAGAACGCGCGCGACGACTCCCCGCACGGCGAGGAGTTCGACTACGCCGAGGCCTTCCAGTCGCTCGACCTCGACGAAGTGAAGTCGGACATCGAAGACGTGCTGACGACCTCCCAGGACTGGTGGCCGGCGGACTACGGCCACTACGGGCCGCTGATGATCCGGATGGCGTGGCACAGCGCCGGCACCTACCGCGTCAGCGACGGCCGAGGTGGTGCTTCCGAAGGCGCACAGCGACTCGCGCCGCTCAACAGTTGGCCGGACAACGCGAACCTCGACAAGGCACGACGCCTCCTGTGGCCGGTCAAACAGAAGTACGGCGAGAAGCTCTCGTGGGCCGACCTGATGATCCTCACCGGCAACGTCGCACTGGAGTCGATGGGCTTCGAGACGTTCGGCTTCGCCGGTGGCCGCGAGGACGCCTTCAAACCCGACGAGGGCGTCGACTGGGGGCCGGAAGCCGAACTCGACACGAACGAGCGCTTCGACGAGGCCGGCGGCATCCAGAAGGGACTCGGCGCGTCCGTCATGGGACTCATCTACGTCAACCCCGAGGGGCCGGACGGCCAGCCGGACCCCGAGGCGTCGGCGAAGAACATCCGGCAGACGTTCAGCCGGATGGCGATGAACGACGAGGAGACCGTCGCGCTCATCGCCGGCGGGCACACCTTCGGGAAGGTCCACGGCGCGGACGACCCGGACGAGCACGTCGGCGCGGAACCCGAGGCGGCGGACATCGAAGACCAGGGCTTCGGCTGGGAGAACGACCACGGCGAGGGGAAGGCCGGCGACACTATCACCAGCGGCATCGAAGGGCCGTGGACGCAGTCGCCGACCGAGTGGGACATGGGCTACCTCGACAACCTGCTCGACTACGAGTGGGAACCGGAGAAGGGGCCCGGCGGCGCGTGGCAGTGGACGCCGACCGACGAATCGCTCCACGGGAGCGCCGAACCGGCCCACGGCGACGAGGGGACGACGCCGATGATGCTCACGACCGACGTGGCACTGACGCGTGATCCGGACTACCGCGAGGTCGTCGAGCGCTTCCAGGACAACCCGATGGCGTTCGGCATCTCCTTCGCCAAGGCGTGGTACAAGCTGACCCACCGCGACATGGGCCCGCCGGAGCGCTTCCTCGGTCCCGAGGTCCCCGAGGAGGAGATGCTCTGGCAGGACCCGCTCCCGGACGCCGACTACGAACAGGTCGGGGACGCGGAAGTCGCCGAACTGAAAGACGCACTCCGCGAGTCGGACCTCTCCGTCTCCCAACTCGCCAAGACGGCGTGGGCCTCCGCGTCCACGTACCGCGACAGCGACAAGCGCGGCGGCGCGAACGGTGCCCGCATCCGACTCCGCCCCCAGCGTGACTGGGCGGCGAACGAACCGGCCGAACTGGCGACCGTCCTCGACGCGCTCGAAGCGATCCAGGCCGAGTTCAACGACCGCGAGGACGACGTGCGCGTCTCGCTGGCAGATCTGATCGTCCTCGGCGGCAACGTCGCCGTCGAGCAGGCCGCAGAGCGGGCGGGCTACGACGTGACGGTTCCCTTCGAGCCGGGTCGCGTGGACGCCACCCAGGAGCAGACCGACGTGGAGTCGTTCGAGGCGCTCGAACCCGAGGCGGACGGGTTCCGGAACTACCGCAGCGACGAGGCCGACCGCCAGCCCGAGGAACTGCTGCTGGACAAGGCGGACCTGCTGGACCTGACGCCCGACGAGATGACGGTGCTGGTCGGCGGGATGCGCGCGCTCGGCGCGACCCACGGCGACGACGACCTAGGCGTCCTCACCGACGAGCCGGGGACGCTGACGAACGACTTCTTCCAGAACCTCCTGACGATGGAGACCGAGTGGGAGGAAGCCGACGAGGAGAACGTCTACGTCGGCCGCGACCGCGACACGGGCGAGGTCCAGTGGCGCGGCACCCGCGCCGACCTCGTCTTCGGCTCGCACTCCCGACTCCGCGCTATCGCGGAGGTCTACGGGGCCGACGACGCCGAGGCGCAGTTCGTCCAGGACTTCGTGGCCGCGTGGCACAAGGTCATGACGCTCGACCGCTTCGACCTCGAGTAA
- the solA gene encoding N-methyl-L-tryptophan oxidase, whose product MTESYDAIVVGVGGVGSAATYHLADRGLDVLGLERFDVPHARGSSHGSTRIVRRVQHEGADYVPLVDRAYDLWRDLERETGRDLLHVTGSVHAGAPESGLVADAREACDAHEVPYETLDAAELGERFPAYDIPDDFEAVYQSEGGFLACEQCTVAHVEAAHAAGATIRARERVLEWSETSEGVRVQTDKGRYEADELVLTAGPWTRELFPDLAAETVPVRAVMAWFQPDRPELFTPETFPVFVLRDGSADGESALADGGYGFPQYDVPGFKVGLGDPQPVADPEATDREPTQVEEELHRRFVERYFPDGAGPTMGLTTCMWTMSGDDHFLLGRPAAHDAVTVGAGFSGHGYKFASVIGEVLADYAETGETDHDVSIFDVNRV is encoded by the coding sequence ATGACAGAGAGCTACGACGCCATCGTCGTCGGTGTCGGTGGCGTCGGCAGTGCGGCGACGTATCACCTCGCCGACCGAGGGCTGGACGTACTGGGTCTCGAGCGTTTCGACGTCCCGCACGCCCGCGGGTCCTCACACGGGAGCACCCGCATCGTCCGGCGCGTCCAGCACGAGGGAGCCGACTACGTCCCCCTCGTGGACCGGGCCTACGACCTCTGGCGCGACCTCGAACGCGAGACCGGCCGCGACCTGCTCCACGTCACCGGGTCGGTCCACGCCGGGGCACCCGAGTCCGGCCTCGTCGCCGACGCCCGAGAGGCGTGTGACGCCCACGAGGTCCCCTACGAGACGCTCGACGCGGCCGAACTCGGCGAGCGGTTCCCGGCCTACGACATCCCCGACGACTTCGAGGCGGTCTACCAGTCCGAGGGCGGCTTCCTCGCCTGCGAACAGTGTACCGTCGCGCACGTCGAGGCGGCCCACGCGGCGGGCGCGACGATCCGGGCCAGAGAGCGCGTGCTGGAGTGGTCGGAGACGAGCGAGGGAGTTCGCGTGCAGACCGACAAGGGGCGGTACGAGGCGGACGAACTCGTCCTGACCGCCGGGCCGTGGACGCGCGAGTTGTTTCCCGACCTCGCCGCGGAGACGGTGCCGGTCCGGGCGGTGATGGCGTGGTTCCAGCCCGACCGACCCGAACTGTTCACCCCCGAGACCTTCCCCGTCTTCGTCCTGCGGGACGGGAGTGCAGACGGCGAGAGTGCGCTCGCGGACGGCGGCTACGGCTTCCCGCAGTACGACGTGCCGGGGTTCAAAGTCGGCCTCGGCGACCCGCAACCGGTGGCCGATCCGGAGGCGACCGACCGGGAACCGACGCAGGTCGAGGAGGAACTCCACCGTCGGTTCGTCGAGCGCTACTTCCCCGACGGCGCAGGGCCGACGATGGGGCTCACGACGTGCATGTGGACGATGAGCGGTGACGACCACTTCCTGCTCGGCAGACCGGCGGCCCACGACGCCGTCACGGTCGGGGCGGGTTTCTCCGGCCACGGCTACAAGTTCGCCAGCGTGATCGGCGAGGTGCTGGCGGACTACGCCGAGACCGGCGAGACCGACCACGACGTGTCGATCTTCGACGTGAACCGCGTCTGA
- a CDS encoding ParA family protein: MADTTTAALVGATGGAGTTRLTLETAALLAREGEAVAVFDAAFATQGLGDALAGSLDPDLTGVLTEQATLAEAGVELPVAVAGGGSDPDAETDSDTEADRDGRDRGDRHVERDGRDGRVTCYPTSAPFTRLAEAKTAAAARRFETVLADAADGFDYVLCDTPPVAANQSVSAVNAVDRVGVVAPATTRGADAVASVDARLADVGVESDLVVANEGATPDPAPDAVDAGVTVPQSPTTALADAPSVATEEATLRPAVAALAGELLDADVTVSEDAESGRFDGLLSG, translated from the coding sequence ATGGCCGACACGACGACCGCCGCACTCGTCGGTGCGACCGGCGGTGCCGGCACGACACGACTCACGCTCGAGACCGCCGCACTCCTCGCACGCGAGGGCGAGGCTGTCGCGGTCTTCGACGCCGCGTTCGCCACACAGGGACTCGGTGACGCACTCGCCGGGTCACTCGACCCGGACCTCACCGGCGTCCTCACCGAGCAAGCGACACTCGCCGAGGCGGGTGTCGAACTGCCGGTCGCGGTGGCGGGGGGAGGATCCGACCCCGACGCAGAGACCGATTCTGACACCGAAGCCGACCGCGATGGACGCGACCGGGGCGACCGACACGTCGAAAGGGATGGACGGGACGGACGTGTCACCTGCTACCCCACGTCGGCACCGTTCACGCGTCTCGCCGAGGCGAAGACCGCCGCCGCGGCACGCCGGTTCGAGACGGTGCTCGCGGACGCCGCAGACGGGTTCGACTACGTGCTCTGTGACACGCCGCCGGTCGCCGCGAACCAGTCCGTGAGCGCGGTGAACGCGGTGGATCGCGTCGGCGTCGTCGCACCCGCGACGACCCGTGGTGCAGACGCGGTCGCCAGCGTCGACGCCAGACTCGCCGACGTCGGTGTCGAGTCCGACCTGGTGGTCGCCAACGAGGGAGCGACGCCGGACCCTGCGCCCGACGCGGTAGACGCCGGCGTGACGGTCCCGCAGTCCCCGACGACCGCGCTGGCCGACGCACCCTCGGTGGCGACCGAGGAGGCGACACTGCGCCCGGCGGTCGCGGCCCTCGCGGGTGAACTACTGGACGCCGACGTGACGGTGTCCGAGGACGCGGAGTCCGGCCGCTTCGACGGGTTGCTGTCCGGGTGA
- a CDS encoding HIT family protein: MTDDCIFCQIVAGEIPGRIVHETETTVAFLDANPLAPGHTLVVPKTHHETIGDMPADVARDVFAALHELVPRIESAVDADASTVGFNNGTAAGQEVPHVHGHVIPRFEGDGGGPIHVAAGSRPDLSDAELDDVADGIRASD; the protein is encoded by the coding sequence GTGACCGACGACTGTATCTTCTGTCAGATCGTCGCGGGCGAGATCCCGGGGCGTATCGTCCACGAGACCGAGACCACGGTGGCGTTTCTCGACGCGAACCCCCTCGCGCCGGGGCACACGCTGGTCGTCCCGAAGACGCACCACGAGACCATCGGCGACATGCCCGCAGACGTCGCGCGGGACGTGTTCGCGGCGCTCCACGAACTCGTCCCCCGGATCGAGTCGGCCGTGGACGCCGACGCCAGTACCGTCGGGTTCAACAACGGCACGGCGGCCGGGCAGGAGGTGCCGCACGTCCACGGGCACGTGATCCCCCGGTTCGAGGGTGACGGCGGCGGACCGATCCACGTCGCCGCCGGGAGTCGCCCCGACCTGTCGGACGCCGAGTTGGACGACGTCGCCGACGGCATTCGGGCGTCGGACTGA
- a CDS encoding pyridoxamine 5'-phosphate oxidase family protein has protein sequence MDTEQFAAIQGIEMDEEAAEELLRREGVGVLSLADDSLAYCVPVSFGYADRSIYFVFLQPSEDSEKIAFADATREASFLAFIRPSRHNWQSVIARGPIHRLDEGEWDELVEAMADNAWFPSLFAETEPMQDLLGYELRVDSLTGMQSRAAEHSA, from the coding sequence ATGGACACCGAACAGTTCGCGGCGATTCAGGGGATCGAGATGGACGAGGAGGCGGCGGAAGAACTCCTCCGGCGGGAGGGCGTCGGCGTGCTGTCGCTGGCAGACGACAGTCTGGCCTACTGCGTCCCGGTGTCGTTCGGCTACGCCGACCGGTCGATCTACTTCGTCTTCCTCCAACCGAGCGAGGACAGCGAGAAGATCGCGTTCGCCGACGCGACCCGCGAGGCGAGTTTCCTCGCGTTCATCCGACCGAGCAGACACAACTGGCAGAGCGTCATCGCCCGTGGGCCGATCCACCGGCTCGACGAGGGCGAGTGGGACGAACTGGTCGAGGCGATGGCCGACAACGCGTGGTTCCCGAGTCTCTTCGCGGAGACGGAGCCGATGCAGGACCTGCTGGGCTACGAACTCCGGGTCGACTCGCTGACCGGGATGCAGAGTCGTGCCGCCGAACACTCGGCGTGA